Genomic window (Luteitalea sp.):
CGCTCGCCGCTAACGAGGCGTTGCTGTCGTTTCAGGTCGGGAACTGGGAAACGTATGAAGAGAAGTTCGCGGGCGGTTCATGGCTGATCGCCCTGACACGTGACGGCCGCTGGGTCTATCGCATACCCGATCGCGCCCAGCTCGCGCCAATCGTCCCCATCTTCAGTGGCGTGCTTGCGCGAGCCGACGATGCTGGAACGGCGGCGGCGACTCGTCTCTACGACGACCTCTTGGCCGACGCGTTGAGCGCGCTTCCGCCTGGCATCGAGCGGCTGATCCTCGTGCCGGACGGCCCTCTGCATCGGTTGCCGTTCGATGCGTTGCGATCAGCGCGCGATGCGACGCCGCTCGCGGCGCGTCATGAGCTCGTGACGGTGCCGTCAGCGACGCTCTGGCTCCACTGGCGTCAGAACGAGTCGCGTCCGTCGAGCCCGAGGGCCCTCGCGTTTGCGGATCCAGAGCTCGGGAGCGGTGCCGGTTTTGGAGCAGCAGAACGTAACGCGGTGCTTCACGAGGGTCTGCGTCTGGGCCGCCTCCCACATGCACGCCGTGAGACGCGCGCGCTCGCACGGCACATTGGATCTGTTGACGCCCTCGTTGGCAGCGGGGCGTCGGAGAGAGCCTTGAAAGATCGTGATCTGCGCGAGTACAGCATCTTGCATTTCGCTGCGCACGCCGTGGCCGACGAGACCCATCCCGCCCGGTCGGCCGTGCTGCTGTCGCCCGGCGCAGACACCGAGGACGGGCTTCTGCAGGCGCGCGAGATCGAAGAGCTCGACCTCGATGGCGTCGTCGTTGTGCTCTCGGCGTGTCAGACGGCGTCAGGCGCGATTCTGAGCGGGGAGGGTGTTCTGAGTCTCGCTCGTGCGTTCTTCGAAGCGGGCGCGAAATCCGTGATAGGGACTCGCTGGCCGATTCGTGACGAGGATGCTGCGGCATTGTTCGACGACTTCTACCGCGCGCTCGGCGAGGGCGCGTCGCTCTCGACGGCGCTCACCCACGCGAAGGTCGAGGCAATCGAGGCGGGACGCCCTGCGTCTGCGTGGGCCAGCTTGGTGGTTCTCGGTGATGGTGGCTTTCAGCCGGTTCTCGAGGGACGTCACGAAACGTCGCGCTCGAGGCCGCTCGTGATCACCCTCGCGGTCACCGGCCTGCTCCTGCTTGCGCTTGCGGCACGGTGGACCGCCCGCGGCTGGCGGTCCACTCGTGCGCGCTGAGAGCGCTTGTCAGTCCTCTATGGCTGCGTTGTACGCCTGGCGCAGGACGGAGCACTTGTCGACCGGTGGGTTGGAGTTGATGATGATGGACGCGTTGACGCCGTGAGGCAGCTCCATCATGCAGGTGCGTGTTCTTCGCCCGCCAGTTTTGTTCCAAGTGCCGCCGTGCGAGTACGCGGTCCCATCCGTGACGCCGGCGGCGCTGTTCCACCCGGCGCGCTCGGTTCTCATCGTCGTTCGGTCCGCGGGGGCCATGATGGTGTCGTTGTATCGGAACGCCGCCGCATATCGCGTGAGCTCCTGGGCCGAGAAGTGCAGGTTGGCGTGGCCGCCGCAGCCGTCCAGAGACGACGAGCTGGAAGCGCCCGCCAGGCCCGGATCGTCGAAATTGTAGGACTTGGCTTCGGGGTAGCCCGCCTGCGGCCCACAGGCGATGGAGTCGATGCCCTCACGATCGAGCACCAGCCCGTGGAGGTAGCTCAAGTAGCGCTCGCCGACGTTCCCTTCCGTGATCGAGCCGCCAGGGCCGCCCACCGCTTTCCACAACTCCGGGATGAGCACCCGGAAGAGGGCGAAGTTGGCGTTCTTGTAGTTGCGCTGTGAGTCCGGAACCGTTCCGTTCTCGACGACGAACTTCAAACCGTCCCAATTGTTGCCCCACGGGCCCTCCTCGCCATCGGCTTGGAGGGCAGCGAACGCCTGGTCGAGACCCGATGTGTGGGTCAACAGATGGCGGAAGGTCAGATCGCCTTCGGTGTTGGTGAACCCGGAGCCTTTGATCCAGCTCGCCGGTAACCAAGATGCGATACGGGAGCCGACGGTGAGGCCGTTCTCGCGAAGCAGCTTGTAGACCAGCGGTGCCGTGATGGCTTTACTGACACTAGCAACCGTGGAGCGGATCTTCGACGTCATCGGCACCTCGTCGTCTGGAGCGCGTTGGGCAAAGCCCGTGCTGCCGGCGATCGCCAACTGTCCGTGCTGGCTGAGGGCATAGGACATCCCGACGACGGTGTTCTCAGCGAGCGTGTCTTCTAGATACTGGGCCATGACGCGGAGGTACGGGCCGCCGACTGGGGCGCTCGGGGCCGGAACGAAGCTGCCGACATACCAGGCGCCCGCGAGGTTGCGCTGGGCGACTTCCACGTCGACGAGAGCGTAACCCTGCTCGGCCAGCTCCGCCCACTTGCGTTTGAAGGCGTTCCACTGTGTGTAGCGGTAGAGGGCTCGCTTGGGGCTGCCCGCACGCCAGACGCCAACGTAGCGCGTCGCGCCGTTCGAGCGTCGGACAACGTCCATGTCCATGAGTTGATAGCCCTGGGATCCGAGCGTTTGCCATTTGTCCACGAGCTTGTCCCAGGAGCCGAAGTTGAACAGCGCGTACCTCCCCGAGCCGCCACGCCACACACCGATGTAGCTCATTACGCCGTTGTGCTCGCTCATGTCGATGTCGATGAGCCGCATGCCCTTGTCGTTGAGCTCTTTCCACTTGTCGGTGAAGGCGGTCCAGGA
Coding sequences:
- a CDS encoding serine hydrolase, with product MKIEIQAPLGCVSLRQRSAPDGTRVVRSSFRSLVVLAFLTGLFGAPAVLSADEPITSGDDDTLSELAAASKHATYRVDTWPQLVHKWRMLHRAGLRLQDLEVLQYDSGKRIYAGVWQPGSGKQALYRFDNWGAFVDKWTALNGDSYRLVDIERVRHGNKLWYYGVWQGGTGKYALYHYKSWTAFTDKWKELNDKGMRLIDIDMSEHNGVMSYIGVWRGGSGRYALFNFGSWDKLVDKWQTLGSQGYQLMDMDVVRRSNGATRYVGVWRAGSPKRALYRYTQWNAFKRKWAELAEQGYALVDVEVAQRNLAGAWYVGSFVPAPSAPVGGPYLRVMAQYLEDTLAENTVVGMSYALSQHGQLAIAGSTGFAQRAPDDEVPMTSKIRSTVASVSKAITAPLVYKLLRENGLTVGSRIASWLPASWIKGSGFTNTEGDLTFRHLLTHTSGLDQAFAALQADGEEGPWGNNWDGLKFVVENGTVPDSQRNYKNANFALFRVLIPELWKAVGGPGGSITEGNVGERYLSYLHGLVLDREGIDSIACGPQAGYPEAKSYNFDDPGLAGASSSSSLDGCGGHANLHFSAQELTRYAAAFRYNDTIMAPADRTTMRTERAGWNSAAGVTDGTAYSHGGTWNKTGGRRTRTCMMELPHGVNASIIINSNPPVDKCSVLRQAYNAAIED